The following coding sequences lie in one Hyphobacterium sp. CCMP332 genomic window:
- the ybeY gene encoding rRNA maturation RNase YbeY encodes MTPSFDLIVDAENWPPEDELLRVGGQAISSSLATLGLESSDAFCLLFTDDAEMQALNTQFRDKPSATNVLAFPAAASDAGFLGDIALGQETVFREAKEKSIPVIHHIAHLVVHGFLHLQGYDHQTEAEAEQMESLERLALQNMGIADPYEGDQQ; translated from the coding sequence ATGACGCCGTCATTTGACCTGATTGTCGATGCTGAGAACTGGCCACCGGAAGATGAGCTTTTGCGAGTGGGCGGGCAGGCCATTTCATCGTCTCTGGCGACGCTGGGCCTTGAGTCCTCTGACGCGTTTTGCCTCCTGTTTACAGACGATGCCGAGATGCAGGCGTTGAATACGCAATTCCGGGACAAGCCGAGCGCGACGAATGTGCTCGCCTTTCCGGCGGCTGCGAGCGATGCCGGATTTCTCGGCGATATCGCCTTGGGGCAAGAAACGGTCTTTCGCGAGGCGAAAGAAAAGTCTATTCCGGTAATCCACCATATCGCACATCTGGTTGTGCATGGATTCCTGCATCTGCAGGGCTATGATCACCAGACGGAGGCAGAAGCAGAGCAGATGGAATCCCTAGAGCGTCTGGCGCTCCAAAACATGGGCATTGCCGACCCTTATGAAGGAGATCAGCAGTGA
- a CDS encoding PhoH family protein: MTASRTRKSRSAKPRKEPVETLHFDDSDRVRLLAGAGDRHLIMIEEEIGVRLAAPGGGQIQISGAEPKTRLEAKRIINRLYTRLEQQMACDEADVRSVLTLDDSEAALADSTVIRVPRGASFMARTPRQADYIRALNDPKRTDLIFGVGPAGTGKTLLAVAYGAAQLAQRSVERLIITRPAVEAGEKLGFLPGDLAEKVDPYLLPVWDALTDALGRTQMEKFREDKRIEVAPLAFMRGRTLSRAIVIVDEAQNATRAQMRMVLTRLGEGSRMIVTGDPTQTDLDSRQPSGLPEALDILDGDPAVKIIRFERKDVVRHNLVGRIVDAYERRDAAR; this comes from the coding sequence TTGACCGCCTCACGCACCAGAAAATCCCGTTCTGCCAAGCCCCGCAAAGAGCCCGTCGAAACGCTTCATTTCGACGATAGTGACCGCGTGCGCCTTCTGGCCGGAGCGGGTGATCGCCATCTCATCATGATAGAAGAAGAGATTGGTGTGCGGCTGGCCGCGCCCGGCGGCGGCCAGATCCAGATATCCGGCGCCGAGCCCAAAACCCGGCTGGAAGCCAAGCGGATCATCAATCGGCTGTATACGCGTCTTGAACAGCAAATGGCTTGTGATGAGGCAGATGTGCGTTCGGTTCTGACCCTTGATGACAGTGAGGCGGCGCTGGCCGATTCGACCGTTATCCGTGTGCCGCGCGGTGCCAGTTTCATGGCGCGCACCCCGCGGCAGGCCGATTATATTCGCGCATTGAACGATCCGAAGAGAACCGACCTGATCTTCGGGGTCGGGCCTGCCGGAACCGGAAAAACCTTGCTGGCGGTGGCCTATGGTGCCGCGCAGCTGGCACAGCGATCTGTCGAACGTCTGATAATCACCCGCCCGGCAGTGGAGGCTGGCGAGAAGCTCGGCTTTCTTCCCGGTGATCTGGCGGAAAAGGTCGACCCTTATCTTTTGCCCGTTTGGGACGCTCTGACCGATGCGCTGGGCCGGACCCAGATGGAAAAATTCCGCGAAGACAAGCGCATTGAAGTCGCGCCCCTTGCCTTCATGCGGGGCCGGACGTTGAGCCGGGCCATCGTCATTGTCGACGAGGCCCAGAATGCGACCCGCGCGCAAATGCGTATGGTGTTGACCCGGCTGGGTGAAGGCTCGCGCATGATTGTAACCGGTGACCCGACCCAGACGGATCTCGATAGCCGTCAGCCGTCCGGCTTGCCCGAAGCGCTGGACATTCTGGACGGTGATCCTGCGGTTAAAATCATTCGCTTTGAGCGTAAGGATGTTGTCCGCCACAATCTTGTGGGCCGGATTGTCGATGCCTATGAACGCCGGGATGCGGCCCGATAA
- the miaB gene encoding tRNA (N6-isopentenyl adenosine(37)-C2)-methylthiotransferase MiaB, giving the protein MAQKRKKLFIKTYGCQMNVYDSERMRDVLSPLGYEPSDKPDDADLVILNTCHIREKAAEKVYSELGRLRPHKEAKAGTKDPMTIAVAGCVAQAEGEEIMRRAPVVDLVVGPQTYHKLPELIARTHRARGERLETEFEPVAKFDALAGDRAVEGYSAFLTVQEGCDKFCTFCVVPYTRGAEWSRPVDQITAEARMLASKGVREITLLGQNVNAFHGAPPSGREAEGTWGLARLLRHLALIGGLDRIRYTTSHPNDMDDDLIAAHGDLECLMPYLHLPVQSGSDRILHAMNRKHTFESYARVIEKVRAARPDIAISGDFIVGFPGETDADFEATMQGVRDINYASAFSFKYSRRPGTPGASLPMQVDDTVASDRLARLQALLMQQQTAFNQSQIGMRLPVLFEKTGRLAGQLHGRSPYLQSLHCEAPAELIGQIAEVTITDASQNSLTGRLNAKVDAA; this is encoded by the coding sequence ATGGCGCAAAAGCGCAAGAAGCTCTTTATCAAGACCTATGGCTGTCAGATGAATGTCTATGACAGTGAGCGCATGCGTGATGTGCTCTCTCCACTGGGCTATGAGCCGTCGGACAAACCCGACGATGCGGATCTGGTGATCCTGAATACCTGCCACATTCGCGAGAAAGCGGCAGAGAAGGTCTATTCAGAGCTTGGCCGTTTGCGTCCACACAAGGAAGCCAAGGCCGGTACGAAAGATCCGATGACCATTGCGGTCGCCGGGTGTGTGGCGCAGGCTGAAGGCGAAGAGATCATGCGCCGCGCGCCGGTCGTCGATCTCGTCGTGGGTCCGCAAACCTATCACAAGCTTCCCGAGCTGATTGCGCGGACCCATCGCGCCCGAGGCGAGCGGCTGGAAACAGAGTTTGAACCGGTTGCCAAATTCGATGCGCTTGCAGGCGATCGCGCGGTTGAGGGATATTCCGCCTTCCTGACCGTTCAGGAAGGGTGTGACAAGTTCTGCACCTTCTGTGTTGTACCTTATACGCGGGGTGCCGAATGGTCGCGTCCGGTCGACCAGATCACCGCTGAAGCACGTATGCTGGCGTCCAAGGGTGTGCGCGAAATCACCCTCCTGGGTCAGAATGTGAATGCCTTCCACGGCGCGCCGCCTTCGGGACGCGAAGCGGAGGGCACCTGGGGGCTCGCCCGATTGCTACGCCATCTGGCGCTGATCGGGGGGCTGGACCGGATCCGCTATACGACGTCCCACCCCAATGACATGGACGATGATCTGATTGCCGCGCATGGCGATCTGGAATGTCTGATGCCGTATCTGCACCTTCCGGTTCAGTCCGGATCGGACAGGATTTTGCATGCCATGAACCGGAAGCACACGTTTGAAAGCTATGCGCGCGTGATCGAAAAGGTCCGCGCCGCGCGTCCGGACATTGCCATTTCCGGTGATTTTATCGTCGGCTTTCCGGGCGAAACCGACGCCGATTTCGAAGCGACGATGCAGGGCGTGCGGGATATCAATTACGCATCGGCTTTCTCGTTCAAATATTCCCGACGTCCCGGCACGCCAGGCGCATCCCTGCCGATGCAGGTCGATGATACAGTTGCCAGCGACCGTCTGGCGCGTCTGCAGGCGTTGCTGATGCAACAACAGACGGCCTTCAATCAGTCGCAGATCGGGATGCGGTTGCCGGTGCTTTTCGAGAAAACCGGGCGCCTTGCGGGCCAGCTTCACGGCCGTTCGCCCTATCTTCAATCCCTGCATTGTGAAGCGCCCGCCGAACTGATTGGTCAGATCGCCGAAGTCACGATTACGGACGCCAGCCAGAATTCGCTGACCGGCCGTCTCAACGCAAAGGTCGATGCCGCTTGA